From a region of the Hemibagrus wyckioides isolate EC202008001 linkage group LG06, SWU_Hwy_1.0, whole genome shotgun sequence genome:
- the jdp2b gene encoding jun dimerization protein 2, with protein MQRDPSALREGRSLERCGDPGLLNTTRVMMPNLTPFAGFPASTLSEQLKLAEIFSLQATMTPGELTHTGKRPFSLLQSEMADEEERRKRRREKNKVAAARCRNKKKERTDFLQKESERLEVVNTELKSQIEELKQERQRLIHMLNLHRPTCIVRRDSVQTPESEKNPLLEQISPS; from the exons ATGCAACGCGACCCGAGCGCTTTAagagaaggaaggagtctcGAGCGGTGCGGAGATCCCGGATTACTAAACACAACAAG aGTGATGATGCCGAATCTGACTCCATTCGCGGGTTTTCCCGCCTCCACACTGAGCGAGCAGCTCAAACTGGCCGAGATTTTCAGTCTGCAGGCCACCATGACCCCCGGTGAGCTTACACACACGGGCAAGAGACCATTCAGCCTTCTGCAGAgcgag ATGGCTGATGAGGAAGAgcggaggaagaggaggagagagaagaatAAAGTTGCGGCGGCCCGTTGTCGCAACAAGAAGAAGGAGAGGACCGACTTCCTTCagaaa GAGTCAGAGCGGTTGGAGGTAGTAAACACCGAGCTGAAGTCTCAGATCGAGGAACTGAAGCAGGAACGTCAACGTCTCATCCACATGCTCAACCTCCACCGTCCCACCTGCATCGTCCGCAGAGACAGCGTCCAGACCCCGGAGAGCGAGAAGAACCCGCTGCTGGAGCAGATCTCGCCATCGTGA